The following DNA comes from Flavobacterium sp. N3904.
ACCAGCAAAACCGCAACAATTGCTGTCTATAATGGTTACATTGTTGGCGCAGAGTTGGGATAAGGCTAGCAGTTGATCCATTTTTCCAATTTTTTTAACAGAACAAACTGGGAAAACAACTACAGCGTCTTTTTTGTTTTTTATAGTCAATAGTGGCATCACATAATCCAACATAAATTCAATAGGATCTACTATTTTTAAGTCGCTTTTAAACTCTTCTTTTGAATGGTAAAAACAAGGACTCATGTCATACAAAATGGGATATTTTCCGTTTTCTGAAACTTTCAGAAGGTCTTTTTCTAAAGCTTCGGATTGTGCATGATTGGCTTCGGCATAACCTTTGCTCGAAAACGGCATACCGCAGCAATGCCTGTCTAAAGCTTCAGGATAAATTATCGTAAAACCGGCACGGACCAATAATTGATGTGTTAATGCAGTCAGTTGCAAGTCATCGGAATCTTGAAAACTATTTTTACCCATGCTTCTATTGATACACGAAGGAAAGTAAACTACTTTTAAATCAGTGGTTGTATTCATTTTAATGCTTTTGATTCAAGTTTATTTTATTGGCTCCTTTTGGCATTTCGGGAATCCATTTCGGAAGTTTTCCAAAGGAGATAAAATGAGACGCATTGGATAAAGCTGTCATGATAGTGGTGCCAAGAATGGCGTGAAAAAAAGAAACAATTTTTAATCCACCTCTCAAAATCGCCGTAGTTCCCGCCATATGAGAACCAATATAACCCGCCACTTTTTTATTACCTGAATCCAATTCATTGGCGCGCCATTCTTTTACAAATTTTCCCGTATCAATATGTACTGGACAGGCCAAAGCACAAAGGCCATCGGTTGCACAAGTCTCATCGAGCTGATAAGTGACGTCTTTTCGAATGTCGGCCAATCGCTGTGGATTATCATTTGTGCCCTCTAATCGGCTAATTTCTCGTGCAATCACAATGCGTTGTCTTGGTGATAAAGTCAACCCTTCGGATACACAATGCGGTTCACAAAATCCGCATTCCATGCATTTGTCAATAATGACATTGGATTCGGGGAGTGGTTTTAAATTTTTGAGATGTGCTTTAGGGTCGGGATTGATCAGGACATCGGGATTTATTTTATTATTGGGGTCAAAAATAGTTTTGATGCGTTTCATGATTTCGTAGGCAGCCGTTCCCCATTCTTTTTCCACAAAAGGTGCCATGTTGCGGCCAGTTCCATGTTCAGCTTTCAAAGAACCATTAAAACAATCGACCACCAAAACAGCCAATTCGGACATTAATTTTTCGTAACGATCCACTTCATTTTGGTTCGAAAAGTCTTGGGAAAACACAAAATGCAGATTTCCTTCTAAGGCATGGCCAAATAAAACAGCATCGTGATATTCGTATTTTTTAAACAAATCTTTCAATGCTAGACAAGCATCAGCAAGTTGAGGCAAAGGGAAAGCTACGTCTTCAATAATAACCGTTGTTCCGTTTTTTCTGAGTCCGCCAACAGTTGGTAACAATCCTTTTCTAGCTTTCCAATTAAAATAATATTGTTTGGGATTTGAAGTGAATTCGTATTCTGAAAAAGTGGGAATAGATTCAATTTCTGAACGAACTTTTAGTTGTTTTACCAACATAGCGTCCAGATTGTTATCCCGACATTCGACTAATAAAGCACAAGCCGATTCCGGTAATGTTTTGAAATAACTTGGAGCATCATCATCATTTTCTACAGAACGAATCGATTCTCTGTCTAATAATTCAACCGCAGCAACTGAACTTGATTTTAATAAAATTGTGGCATTGCAAGCGTCCTGAATCGTATTAAA
Coding sequences within:
- a CDS encoding (Fe-S)-binding protein, coding for MNTTTDLKVVYFPSCINRSMGKNSFQDSDDLQLTALTHQLLVRAGFTIIYPEALDRHCCGMPFSSKGYAEANHAQSEALEKDLLKVSENGKYPILYDMSPCFYHSKEEFKSDLKIVDPIEFMLDYVMPLLTIKNKKDAVVVFPVCSVKKIGKMDQLLALSQLCANNVTIIDSNCCGFAGDRGFLVPELNEHGLRELKEQIPANCKKGYSTSRTCEIGFEKMSGIDFKSIFYLIDEVTR
- a CDS encoding FAD-binding and (Fe-S)-binding domain-containing protein yields the protein MLAPSYQKLKDILSQSIDPKRILTNPLQTLAYGTDASFYRLIPKIVLLVHNEAEVIEIIKQAKLLDIALTFRAAGTSLSGQAITDSVLVVATHGWKNFELLDNNQKIKLEPGIIGAKANNYLAPHGLKIGPDPASIGAAMIGGIVANNASGMCCGTAQNSYQTIADIRIVLNDGTILDTANEESVTAFKKNKTALIQEIESLRDQIKSNETLYHLIKNKFKIKNTTGYSINALVDYQDPIDIIKHLMVGSEGTLAFISNVTFRTVIDEKYKSCSLLIFNTIQDACNATILLKSSSVAAVELLDRESIRSVENDDDAPSYFKTLPESACALLVECRDNNLDAMLVKQLKVRSEIESIPTFSEYEFTSNPKQYYFNWKARKGLLPTVGGLRKNGTTVIIEDVAFPLPQLADACLALKDLFKKYEYHDAVLFGHALEGNLHFVFSQDFSNQNEVDRYEKLMSELAVLVVDCFNGSLKAEHGTGRNMAPFVEKEWGTAAYEIMKRIKTIFDPNNKINPDVLINPDPKAHLKNLKPLPESNVIIDKCMECGFCEPHCVSEGLTLSPRQRIVIAREISRLEGTNDNPQRLADIRKDVTYQLDETCATDGLCALACPVHIDTGKFVKEWRANELDSGNKKVAGYIGSHMAGTTAILRGGLKIVSFFHAILGTTIMTALSNASHFISFGKLPKWIPEMPKGANKINLNQKH